From Streptomyces sp. HUAS MG91, the proteins below share one genomic window:
- a CDS encoding serine hydrolase: protein MGSHARPNRLHRTGARVATVALFGAFLPIAAGGLAQADTQPVTHSAGESDLAGTDTSAPAGQDRSAPETRTGSQDVPDTALTNAYLLDARDGSQEREMWAGAQADQSVSMASTTKIMTALVVLRHPEWLDRQITVKQEYRDYVQENGASTADLQTGDMLTARQLLHAMLIPSGGDAAMALADAFGTGDTMDARIADFESRMNAEAGQLGMTGTHFDSFDGISHGDNRSTARDLAKLGQRAMLQPVFADIVKTKKFETEAPAANGRTRYYTWVTTNDLLSSYDGALGIKTGSGSEAGYSLVFAAKRDNRTLVGAIVGADKEVFADATKILDWGFAH from the coding sequence ATGGGTAGCCACGCCCGCCCCAACCGGCTGCACCGCACCGGAGCCCGGGTCGCCACGGTCGCGCTGTTCGGCGCCTTCCTGCCGATCGCCGCGGGCGGCCTCGCGCAGGCCGACACCCAGCCCGTCACGCACTCCGCCGGCGAGAGCGACCTGGCGGGCACCGACACGTCCGCGCCCGCGGGCCAGGACCGGAGCGCGCCGGAGACGAGAACCGGCTCCCAGGACGTCCCCGACACCGCGCTCACCAACGCCTACCTGCTGGACGCCCGTGACGGCAGCCAGGAGCGGGAGATGTGGGCCGGGGCCCAGGCCGACCAGAGCGTGTCGATGGCCAGCACCACCAAGATCATGACCGCCCTCGTCGTGCTCCGGCACCCGGAGTGGCTCGACCGGCAGATCACGGTGAAGCAGGAGTACCGCGACTACGTCCAGGAGAACGGCGCCAGCACCGCCGACCTCCAGACCGGCGACATGCTGACCGCCCGTCAGCTGCTGCACGCGATGCTCATCCCGTCCGGCGGAGACGCCGCGATGGCCCTGGCCGACGCCTTCGGCACCGGGGACACGATGGACGCGCGGATCGCGGACTTCGAGAGCCGGATGAACGCCGAGGCGGGGCAGCTGGGCATGACCGGCACGCACTTCGACTCGTTCGACGGCATCTCGCACGGCGACAACCGCAGCACCGCCCGCGATCTGGCCAAGCTGGGCCAGCGCGCGATGCTGCAGCCGGTGTTCGCCGACATCGTGAAGACGAAGAAGTTCGAGACCGAGGCCCCCGCGGCCAACGGCCGTACCCGGTACTACACCTGGGTCACCACCAACGATCTCCTGAGCAGCTACGACGGCGCTCTGGGCATCAAGACGGGCAGCGGCTCGGAGGCCGGTTACTCCCTCGTCTTCGCCGCGAAGCGGGACAACCGCACACTGGTCGGCGCGATCGTCGGGGCCGACAAGGAGGTCTTCGCCGACGCCACGAAGATCCTCGACTGGGGTTTCGCCCACTGA
- a CDS encoding M28 family metallopeptidase yields the protein MTLALPRRTTVAAVASLALAALLAPAVPASAAPSTAPSSAAVLAAPDIPVANVKAHLAQLQSIATANGGNRAHGRAGYKASVDYVKAKLDAAGFTTTLQTFTSGGSTGYNLIADWPGGDASQVLMTGAHLDSVTAGPGINDNGSGSAAILETALAVSRAGYQPSKHLRFAWWGAEELGMVGSTYYVNHLATADRAKITGYLNFDMIGSPNPGYFVYDDDPTIEKTFKDYYAGISIPTEIETEGDGRSDHAPFKNAGIPVGGLFSGADYIKTAAQAQKWGGTSGLAFDRCYHASCDTSANINDTALDRNSDAIAYAVWGLSAATTPPPSGTVFENTADVAVPDNGAAVTSSVSVTGRTGNAPATLKASVDIKHTYRGDLVVDLIAPDGSAYRLKNSSSSDSAANVIATYTVNASSEAANGTWKLRVQDVAAQDTGYIDSWKLTF from the coding sequence ATGACTCTCGCCCTTCCCAGACGCACGACCGTGGCAGCAGTGGCCTCCCTCGCACTCGCCGCCCTCCTCGCTCCCGCAGTCCCCGCATCCGCGGCCCCGTCCACCGCCCCGTCGTCCGCCGCCGTCCTCGCGGCCCCGGACATCCCGGTCGCCAACGTCAAGGCGCACCTCGCCCAGCTCCAGTCCATCGCCACCGCCAACGGCGGCAACCGCGCCCACGGCAGGGCCGGCTACAAGGCCTCCGTCGACTACGTGAAGGCCAAACTGGACGCCGCCGGATTCACCACCACGCTCCAGACGTTCACCTCCGGCGGGTCCACCGGATACAACCTGATCGCCGACTGGCCGGGCGGCGACGCGAGCCAGGTCCTGATGACCGGCGCGCACCTCGACTCCGTCACGGCCGGTCCAGGGATCAACGACAACGGCTCCGGTTCGGCCGCGATCCTGGAGACGGCGCTCGCCGTCTCACGGGCCGGCTACCAGCCGTCGAAGCACCTGCGCTTCGCCTGGTGGGGAGCGGAGGAGCTCGGCATGGTCGGATCGACGTACTACGTCAACCACCTCGCCACGGCCGACCGCGCGAAGATCACCGGATATCTGAACTTCGACATGATCGGCTCGCCCAACCCCGGCTACTTCGTGTACGACGACGACCCCACGATCGAGAAGACGTTCAAGGACTACTACGCCGGAATCTCGATACCGACCGAGATCGAGACGGAGGGCGACGGCCGCTCCGACCACGCGCCGTTCAAGAACGCCGGCATACCTGTCGGCGGCCTCTTCTCCGGCGCCGACTACATCAAGACCGCGGCCCAGGCCCAGAAGTGGGGCGGCACCTCCGGCCTGGCCTTCGACCGGTGCTACCACGCGTCCTGCGACACCTCGGCCAACATCAACGACACGGCGCTCGACCGGAACAGCGACGCGATCGCGTACGCGGTCTGGGGCCTGTCCGCCGCGACCACTCCGCCGCCCTCCGGCACGGTCTTCGAGAACACCGCGGACGTGGCCGTACCCGACAACGGTGCAGCCGTGACGTCGTCCGTCTCCGTCACCGGCCGCACTGGCAACGCGCCCGCCACGCTCAAGGCGAGCGTCGACATCAAGCACACCTACCGTGGCGACCTGGTCGTCGACCTGATCGCACCCGACGGCTCCGCGTACCGGCTCAAGAACTCCAGCTCCAGCGACTCCGCGGCCAACGTGATCGCCACCTACACGGTCAACGCGTCGAGCGAGGCCGCCAACGGGACGTGGAAGCTGCGGGTCCAGGACGTGGCCGCACAGGACACCGGCTACATCGACAGCTGGAAACTGACCTTCTGA
- a CDS encoding methyltransferase domain-containing protein: MDLPRIFSIRESGHRIHNPLTAVKLASLGESLRLAPGTRMLDLASGSGEMLCTWARDLGFTGTGVDISTVFTEQARARAAELGVADRVEFLHADAAGHVADEPVDLAACVGATWIGDGVAGTVGLLDRSLRPGGLMLIGEPYWRRTPPDERTAQDCHAAAVADFLELPDLIGQFQGLGYDVVEMTLADRDSWDRYAAAQWLSMRRWLDENPDDDMAPEVREELADEPARYARATREHLGWGVFALMKR, from the coding sequence ATGGACCTTCCCCGCATCTTCAGCATCCGCGAGAGCGGCCACCGGATCCACAACCCGCTGACCGCGGTCAAGCTCGCCTCCCTGGGGGAGTCGCTGCGCCTCGCGCCCGGCACCCGGATGCTCGACCTGGCCAGCGGCTCGGGCGAGATGCTGTGCACCTGGGCGCGTGACCTGGGCTTCACGGGGACCGGCGTCGACATCAGCACCGTCTTCACCGAGCAGGCCCGGGCCCGCGCCGCCGAACTCGGTGTCGCCGACCGGGTCGAGTTCCTGCACGCCGACGCCGCCGGCCACGTCGCGGACGAGCCGGTCGATCTGGCCGCCTGCGTCGGCGCCACCTGGATCGGCGACGGCGTCGCCGGAACGGTCGGGCTGCTCGACCGCAGTCTGCGTCCCGGCGGCCTGATGCTGATCGGCGAGCCGTACTGGCGGCGGACCCCGCCGGACGAGCGGACCGCCCAGGACTGCCACGCGGCGGCCGTCGCCGACTTCCTCGAACTCCCGGACCTGATCGGGCAGTTCCAGGGCCTCGGGTACGACGTCGTGGAGATGACGCTGGCCGACCGGGACAGCTGGGACCGGTACGCCGCCGCCCAGTGGCTCAGCATGCGCCGCTGGCTCGACGAGAACCCGGACGACGACATGGCGCCCGAGGTGCGGGAGGAACTCGCCGACGAGCCCGCCCGTTACGCGCGCGCCACGCGTGAACATCTCGGCTGGGGCGTCTTCGCCCTCATGAAGCGCTGA
- a CDS encoding ABC transporter ATP-binding protein, translating into MATDVHRPVTPSTAARSAVRVSGLTRAFDGRAVIDDLRLDVQEGEFVVLLGRSGCGKSTLLRILAGLDRDIEGSVLVPRRKAVAFQAPRLMPWKRVWRNVLLGLPGSPGRDVAERALEEVGLAHRANAWPKTLSGGEAQRASLARALVREPELLLLDEPFGALDALTRIKAQRLVGELWQRRGCAVLLVTHDVEEAVLLADRVLVMDDGVIAYETRIDLDRPRDIGDPRFAELRAELLRRLGVDDDHHDGHPDDGDASGEQHRQGASSTEAVKHPAA; encoded by the coding sequence ATGGCGACCGACGTTCACCGGCCGGTGACCCCGTCCACCGCCGCCCGCTCGGCGGTACGGGTCTCAGGGCTCACCCGCGCCTTCGACGGCCGGGCCGTCATCGACGACCTCCGACTCGACGTGCAGGAGGGCGAGTTCGTCGTCCTGCTCGGGCGCAGCGGATGCGGAAAGTCGACCCTGCTGCGGATCCTGGCCGGGCTCGACCGCGACATCGAGGGCAGCGTCCTCGTGCCGCGCCGCAAGGCCGTGGCCTTCCAGGCGCCCCGCCTGATGCCGTGGAAGCGGGTGTGGCGCAATGTCCTGCTCGGTCTGCCGGGCTCCCCGGGCCGGGACGTCGCCGAGCGGGCGCTGGAGGAGGTGGGCCTGGCGCATCGGGCGAACGCCTGGCCGAAGACCCTCTCCGGCGGCGAGGCCCAGCGCGCCTCGCTCGCCCGCGCTCTGGTGCGCGAGCCCGAACTGCTGCTGCTCGACGAGCCGTTCGGCGCTCTGGACGCACTCACCCGGATCAAGGCACAGCGCCTGGTCGGCGAGTTGTGGCAGCGGCGGGGCTGCGCCGTCCTGCTGGTCACCCACGACGTCGAGGAGGCGGTGCTCCTCGCCGACCGGGTGCTCGTGATGGACGACGGCGTCATCGCGTACGAGACCAGGATCGATCTGGACCGGCCGCGCGACATCGGCGATCCCCGCTTCGCCGAGCTGCGGGCCGAGCTGCTGCGGCGGCTCGGCGTCGACGACGACCACCACGACGGTCACCCCGACGACGGCGACGCGAGTGGTGAACAGCACCGGCAGGGCGCCTCGTCCACAGAGGCCGTGAAGCACCCCGCGGCCTGA
- a CDS encoding pyridoxal phosphate-dependent aminotransferase: protein MVTDFHNPTGLLMGEEDRADLGRRLRAHDTLTVFDETLRDLDLREDAAAPPRVSARAHDRHVVYVGSLSKSLWPGLRVGWIRAHPDIVRRLTALPLAAALAPSPFDRLVAARLLDHGETILDRRRRPLRSQRDHLAARLAPLPWCRFSLPQGGLSLWLELLDTDSRHLSTLAAPRGLTLTPGYRFSPDGALDSYLRIPFPLPPEALDTAVDRLDEAHSALGEAR from the coding sequence CTGGTCACGGACTTCCACAACCCCACCGGCCTGCTGATGGGCGAGGAGGACCGCGCCGACCTCGGGCGGCGCCTGCGCGCGCACGACACACTGACCGTCTTCGACGAGACCCTGCGGGACCTGGACCTGCGCGAGGACGCCGCGGCGCCGCCCCGGGTGTCGGCGCGCGCCCATGACCGGCACGTCGTGTACGTGGGTTCGCTGAGCAAGTCACTGTGGCCGGGCCTGCGCGTGGGCTGGATCCGCGCCCACCCGGACATCGTCCGCAGGCTGACGGCACTTCCCCTCGCGGCGGCGCTCGCCCCGTCGCCGTTCGACCGGCTCGTCGCCGCCCGGCTCCTGGACCACGGGGAGACGATCCTCGACCGCCGCCGACGCCCACTCCGTTCGCAACGAGACCACTTGGCGGCACGCCTGGCACCGCTGCCGTGGTGCCGCTTCTCCTTGCCGCAGGGCGGCCTTTCCCTGTGGCTGGAACTCCTCGACACCGACTCCCGCCACCTGTCCACCCTGGCGGCGCCCCGCGGCCTCACTCTCACACCGGGCTACCGCTTCTCCCCCGACGGCGCCCTGGACTCCTACCTCCGCATCCCCTTCCCCCTCCCACCGGAGGCACTCGACACCGCGGTCGACCGACTCGACGAGGCGCATTCCGCGCTGGGGGAGGCTCGCTGA
- the htpX gene encoding zinc metalloprotease HtpX yields MAQTRFAPDRGLTSRMVTTMFFIGLLYVVIVGVLVVLLKGAWVVILLFAGALFVAQFWFSDRIAAFSMGAREVTPEQAPELHAAVDRLCALADMPKPRVAIAESDVPNAFATGRNQKNSMVCATTGLLRRLEPEELEGVLAHELSHVAHRDVAVMTIASFLGVLAGLITRSALWSGVGRSNRDNNAAAAVLIVTAVSAVVYAISFLLTRLLSRYRELSADRAAALLTGRPSALASALTKVTGQMARIPTRDLRKAEPFNAFFFAPAFNKESVNKLLSSHPTLEQRLDQLGRISAQLGRP; encoded by the coding sequence ATGGCGCAGACCCGCTTCGCCCCCGACCGTGGGCTGACCTCACGCATGGTCACGACGATGTTCTTCATCGGACTGCTGTACGTCGTGATCGTCGGGGTGCTCGTCGTCCTGCTCAAAGGCGCGTGGGTGGTGATCCTGCTGTTCGCGGGCGCGCTGTTCGTCGCCCAGTTCTGGTTCAGCGACCGCATTGCCGCCTTCAGCATGGGCGCGCGCGAGGTCACCCCGGAGCAGGCGCCGGAGCTGCACGCCGCGGTGGACCGGCTGTGCGCGCTGGCGGACATGCCGAAGCCCCGGGTGGCCATCGCCGAATCGGACGTGCCGAACGCGTTCGCGACCGGCCGCAACCAGAAGAACTCGATGGTGTGCGCCACGACGGGCCTGCTGCGCCGGCTGGAGCCGGAGGAGCTGGAGGGCGTCCTGGCGCACGAGCTGTCGCACGTGGCGCACCGCGACGTGGCCGTGATGACCATCGCCTCGTTCCTGGGCGTGCTCGCCGGGCTGATCACCCGGTCCGCCCTGTGGAGCGGGGTGGGCCGCAGCAACCGCGACAACAACGCGGCCGCGGCCGTCCTGATCGTCACCGCGGTCAGCGCCGTCGTCTACGCCATCAGCTTCCTGCTCACCCGGCTGCTCTCGCGCTACCGCGAGCTGTCCGCCGACCGGGCGGCCGCGCTGCTGACGGGCCGGCCGTCCGCCCTCGCGTCGGCACTGACCAAGGTGACCGGCCAGATGGCGCGGATCCCGACCCGGGACCTGCGCAAGGCCGAACCGTTCAACGCCTTCTTCTTCGCCCCCGCGTTCAACAAGGAGAGCGTCAACAAGCTGCTGTCCTCGCACCCCACCCTCGAACAGCGCCTCGACCAGCTGGGCCGCATCTCGGCGCAGCTCGGCCGCCCGTAG
- a CDS encoding secondary thiamine-phosphate synthase enzyme YjbQ yields MSDAFTTHVLNVTTGSAERIVDLTRDCQSFLRDVARGRDGLLNIFVPHATAGIAVIETGAGSDDDLLAVLHTLLPADDRWQHRHGSPGHGRDHVLPAIVPPHATLPVIGGELELGTWQSVCLVDTNVDNANRHVRLSFLG; encoded by the coding sequence ATGTCCGATGCCTTCACGACCCACGTCCTGAACGTCACCACCGGTTCCGCCGAGCGGATCGTCGACCTCACCCGTGACTGCCAGTCCTTCCTGCGGGACGTCGCCCGCGGCCGGGACGGCCTGCTCAACATCTTCGTCCCGCACGCCACCGCGGGCATCGCCGTCATCGAGACGGGCGCGGGCAGCGACGACGACCTCCTCGCGGTCCTGCACACCCTCCTCCCCGCCGACGACCGCTGGCAGCACCGCCACGGCAGCCCCGGCCACGGCCGCGACCACGTCCTCCCGGCGATCGTCCCGCCGCATGCGACGTTGCCGGTGATCGGGGGAGAACTGGAACTGGGGACGTGGCAGTCGGTGTGCCTGGTGGACACCAATGTGGACAATGCCAACCGGCACGTCCGGTTGAGCTTTCTGGGGTGA
- a CDS encoding aldo/keto reductase, with amino-acid sequence MKTISFPRTELRASNIVLGLMRIAELPDEDIRTLYGSARDAGVNTFDHADIYGPTRHACEERFGQAVKLTAAEREAIVIQSKVGIRSGYFDFSKEHILRTVDESLAALRTDYLDLLLLHRPDTLVEPEEVAAAFDELHAAGKVVNFGVSNHTPGQVELLKTAVRQPLVANQVQLSITHCPMIASGIAANMAGLDQSVSRDNGLLDYSRLHGMTLQAWSPFQKGFFDGVFIGDRETHPELNDVLDELAAKYEVTPTGVAVAWITRHPANMQVVLGTTNPGRVAESAAGSELPLTREEWYRLFRAAGHTLP; translated from the coding sequence ATGAAGACGATCTCCTTCCCCCGCACCGAGCTGCGCGCCTCGAACATCGTCCTGGGGCTGATGCGCATCGCCGAACTCCCCGACGAGGACATCCGCACGCTCTACGGCAGCGCCCGGGACGCGGGCGTCAACACCTTCGACCACGCCGACATCTACGGCCCCACACGCCACGCCTGCGAAGAGCGCTTCGGACAGGCCGTCAAGCTCACCGCCGCCGAGCGGGAAGCGATCGTCATCCAGAGCAAGGTCGGTATCCGGTCCGGCTACTTCGACTTCTCCAAAGAGCACATTCTGCGCACCGTCGACGAGTCACTGGCGGCCCTGCGCACCGACTACCTCGACCTGCTTCTGCTGCACCGGCCCGACACCCTCGTCGAGCCCGAGGAGGTGGCCGCGGCCTTCGACGAGCTGCACGCGGCCGGCAAGGTCGTGAACTTCGGCGTCTCCAACCACACCCCGGGCCAGGTCGAGCTCCTCAAGACCGCCGTGCGACAGCCCCTGGTCGCCAACCAGGTGCAGCTGAGCATCACCCACTGCCCGATGATCGCCTCCGGGATCGCCGCGAACATGGCCGGACTCGACCAGTCCGTCAGCCGTGACAACGGCCTGCTCGACTACTCCCGGCTCCACGGGATGACCCTCCAGGCCTGGTCGCCGTTCCAGAAGGGCTTCTTCGACGGGGTCTTCATCGGCGACCGTGAGACGCACCCCGAACTCAACGACGTACTGGACGAGTTGGCCGCCAAGTACGAGGTGACGCCGACCGGCGTCGCCGTCGCCTGGATCACCCGGCACCCCGCGAACATGCAGGTGGTCCTCGGCACCACCAACCCGGGCCGGGTGGCCGAGTCGGCGGCCGGCTCCGAGCTGCCCCTCACGCGCGAGGAGTGGTACCGGCTCTTCCGCGCGGCCGGGCACACGCTCCCGTAG
- a CDS encoding restriction endonuclease has product MADVPPGVVPPRPMQMSSWQQAELNAARWMRHWGYSDATASPGGPDGGIDVRSARALGQVKYQAAQVGRPELQRFVGARPYGSTAQLIFFTGSEYAATAVAYAKEWNIALFTYRLDGAMTPVNEPARRIQRAAPTSARPAPPAARSPRPAATQTFWQRNWRVIVGIVLLMAPLGSIGDEKTYTGPLVVDILKFIGILVTFWTLGAFLIATRFGVRFALRTRPFRVTVTPPRAPVNSAHVPGPRPASAAPDALVAEAVELLRGGSKQHEVDRMLKDRGVGFMERGRVLTEARKRGRR; this is encoded by the coding sequence GTGGCTGATGTGCCACCCGGGGTCGTGCCGCCCCGGCCGATGCAGATGTCGTCGTGGCAGCAGGCCGAGCTCAACGCGGCCCGCTGGATGCGGCACTGGGGGTACAGCGATGCCACCGCGAGCCCGGGCGGCCCGGACGGGGGCATCGACGTCCGCTCCGCCCGCGCCCTGGGCCAGGTCAAGTACCAGGCCGCCCAGGTCGGACGGCCGGAGCTGCAGCGCTTCGTGGGGGCGCGGCCCTACGGTTCGACCGCCCAGTTGATCTTCTTCACCGGCAGCGAGTACGCGGCCACCGCCGTGGCCTACGCCAAGGAATGGAACATCGCGCTCTTCACGTACCGCCTCGACGGGGCGATGACACCCGTCAACGAGCCGGCGCGCCGCATCCAGCGCGCCGCCCCCACCTCCGCGAGGCCCGCGCCCCCGGCCGCCCGGAGCCCGCGACCGGCCGCGACGCAGACGTTCTGGCAGCGGAACTGGCGGGTGATCGTGGGGATCGTCCTCCTGATGGCGCCCCTGGGATCGATCGGGGACGAGAAGACCTACACCGGGCCGCTGGTCGTCGACATCCTCAAGTTCATCGGCATCCTCGTGACCTTCTGGACGCTCGGCGCCTTCCTGATCGCCACACGGTTCGGTGTCCGCTTCGCTCTGCGTACGCGACCGTTCAGGGTGACCGTGACTCCTCCGCGGGCGCCCGTGAACAGCGCGCACGTACCGGGTCCCCGGCCCGCCTCCGCCGCGCCGGACGCCCTGGTCGCCGAGGCCGTGGAGCTGCTGCGCGGTGGCAGCAAGCAGCACGAGGTGGACAGGATGCTCAAGGACCGCGGGGTCGGCTTCATGGAGCGGGGCCGTGTTCTCACCGAGGCCAGGAAACGCGGCAGGCGCTGA
- a CDS encoding ABC transporter substrate-binding protein, whose amino-acid sequence MRRLLPLPALLTPLALLLAACSGASSATTTTAGAGGGGTDGKGSLTLNVGDQKGGSEAVLRAAGELDDLDYKIRWSTFTSGPPLLEAVNAKAVDIGGVGNTPPVFAAGANSKIKVVSASHGTAKGDTILVPKDSALRTPSALKGKSIAVAQGSSAHYQLVASLKKAGLGLGDVKVKYLQPADALAAFTGGKVDAWAVWDPYTSQVLRAKQGRVLTDGDGVTNGLAFQVASPTALADKKKSAAIKDYLDRLRRAQNWVYKHPDAWAKVWAKDTGLPYDVALDAVKRTNGTRVTVAIDKDVIASEQQIADTFTGLKLIPRKVDFADFVDTRFNGDLPASSTAPRTYAKES is encoded by the coding sequence ATGCGACGCCTCCTCCCCCTCCCCGCCCTGCTCACTCCGCTCGCCCTGCTCCTCGCCGCCTGCTCCGGCGCCTCGTCCGCCACCACGACCACCGCGGGCGCGGGTGGCGGCGGCACCGACGGCAAGGGCTCACTCACGCTCAACGTCGGTGACCAGAAGGGTGGTTCGGAGGCCGTCCTGCGGGCCGCCGGTGAACTCGACGACCTCGACTACAAGATCCGCTGGTCCACCTTCACCTCCGGACCACCCTTGCTCGAAGCCGTCAACGCCAAGGCCGTCGACATCGGAGGCGTCGGCAACACCCCGCCCGTCTTCGCGGCCGGCGCGAACTCGAAGATCAAGGTGGTGTCGGCCAGTCACGGCACCGCGAAGGGCGACACCATCCTCGTACCGAAGGACTCCGCACTGCGCACACCGTCCGCGCTGAAGGGGAAGTCGATCGCGGTGGCGCAGGGATCGTCCGCGCACTACCAGTTGGTCGCCTCCCTGAAGAAGGCCGGTCTCGGGCTCGGGGACGTCAAGGTCAAGTACCTTCAGCCGGCCGACGCGCTGGCCGCGTTCACCGGCGGCAAGGTCGACGCGTGGGCGGTCTGGGACCCGTACACCTCGCAGGTGCTGCGCGCGAAGCAGGGCCGGGTGCTCACCGACGGCGACGGGGTCACCAACGGGCTGGCCTTCCAGGTCGCCTCGCCGACCGCCCTCGCCGACAAGAAGAAGTCCGCGGCCATCAAGGACTACCTGGACCGGCTGCGGCGCGCCCAGAACTGGGTCTACAAGCACCCCGACGCGTGGGCGAAGGTCTGGGCGAAGGACACCGGCCTGCCGTACGACGTCGCCCTCGACGCGGTGAAGCGGACGAACGGCACGCGCGTGACCGTCGCCATCGACAAGGACGTCATCGCCTCGGAGCAGCAAATAGCCGACACCTTCACGGGGTTGAAGCTGATTCCGCGCAAGGTCGACTTCGCCGATTTCGTCGACACGCGGTTCAACGGCGATCTGCCGGCCTCCAGCACCGCCCCGCGCACCTACGCCAAGGAGTCCTGA
- a CDS encoding ABC transporter permease subunit produces the protein MSISHAPPQKSAGDIPGTPGDAAPARPADAASELELVPIVPSSARRTRLPRWLRRTSGPLLLLALWQLLSSTGVLTSEVLASPGTIARVARDLFADGSLPTAMGVSLQRVSLGLLFGVVVGVGLALVSGLFRVGEDLVDASVQMLRTVPFVGLIPLFIIWFGIGEAPKIAIITLGVSFPLYLNVYAGIRGVDSQLVEAGESLGLSRWGLVRHVVLPGALPGAMTGLRYSLGISWLALVFAEQINADAGIGFLMVQARDFLRTDVIVVCLIVYAFLGLLADFVVRTLERLLLQWRPTFTGR, from the coding sequence ATGAGCATCAGTCATGCCCCGCCCCAGAAATCCGCCGGTGACATACCCGGCACCCCCGGCGACGCGGCCCCGGCCCGGCCCGCCGACGCCGCGTCCGAGCTGGAACTGGTGCCGATCGTCCCCTCGTCCGCCCGCCGTACCCGTCTCCCCAGGTGGCTGCGCCGCACCTCCGGCCCCCTCCTTCTCCTCGCTTTGTGGCAACTGCTCAGCTCCACGGGCGTGTTGACGTCCGAGGTGCTGGCCTCGCCGGGCACCATCGCGCGGGTCGCGCGTGATCTGTTCGCCGACGGTTCGCTGCCCACCGCCATGGGCGTCTCGCTGCAACGCGTCTCCCTGGGGCTGCTGTTCGGCGTCGTCGTCGGGGTCGGTCTCGCCCTGGTGTCGGGGCTGTTCCGGGTCGGCGAGGATCTGGTCGACGCGAGTGTGCAGATGCTGCGGACCGTTCCGTTCGTGGGGCTCATTCCGCTGTTCATCATCTGGTTCGGGATCGGCGAGGCCCCGAAGATCGCCATCATCACGCTGGGTGTGTCGTTCCCGCTGTACCTCAACGTGTACGCGGGCATCCGCGGTGTCGACTCCCAACTCGTCGAAGCCGGCGAGTCGTTGGGGCTGAGCCGCTGGGGGCTCGTGCGCCATGTCGTGCTGCCGGGGGCGCTGCCCGGGGCCATGACCGGGCTGCGCTACTCGCTCGGCATCTCCTGGCTCGCGCTCGTGTTCGCCGAGCAGATCAACGCCGACGCCGGCATCGGCTTCCTGATGGTGCAGGCGCGGGACTTCCTGCGGACCGACGTCATCGTCGTCTGCCTGATCGTCTACGCGTTCCTCGGCCTGCTCGCCGATTTCGTCGTCCGAACCCTCGAAAGGCTGCTGCTGCAATGGCGACCGACGTTCACCGGCCGGTGA